The Bdellovibrionales bacterium genome includes a window with the following:
- a CDS encoding helix-turn-helix transcriptional regulator, translated as MDKFCKFLKKKRVESGLSQWDVAQKLGYSSPQFVSNWERCKCSPAIESFKGLSNLYEISFEIMVKMYLNDQKQMIYKKNRVRKNKTDMTSL; from the coding sequence ATGGATAAGTTCTGCAAGTTTCTTAAAAAGAAAAGAGTCGAGTCTGGTCTTAGCCAATGGGATGTCGCTCAAAAATTAGGCTACTCCTCACCGCAGTTTGTCTCCAATTGGGAGCGTTGTAAGTGCAGTCCCGCTATTGAGTCTTTTAAAGGTCTTTCCAATCTTTATGAAATTTCATTTGAGATCATGGTCAAAATGTATCTCAATGATCAAAAGCAAATGATTTATAAAAAGAATCGAGTCCGCAAAAACAAAACCGACATGACATCGCTTTAG